From one Musa acuminata AAA Group cultivar baxijiao chromosome BXJ2-6, Cavendish_Baxijiao_AAA, whole genome shotgun sequence genomic stretch:
- the LOC103973831 gene encoding calmodulin-like, whose translation MDLFTEEQITEFYETFCLFDKDGDGSIALEELSMVITSLGLKPFQEELQGMISEGDVDGNGTIEFAEFLGLMAHKMKDIDSEEELKEAFKVFDKDQNGYISEAELRKVMMSLGEKLTDEEVAQMIREADLDGDGQVNFEDFVQMMSA comes from the exons ATGGATCTCTTCACAGAGGAACAGATCACCGAGTTCTATGAAACCTTCTGCCTCTTCGACAAGGACGGAGATg GTTCGATCGCATTGGAAGAACTGTCGATGGTCATCACGTCACTAGGCCTGAAGCCTTTTCAAGAAGAGTTGCAGGGAATGATCAGCGAAGGCGACGTCGATGGCAATGGCACCATAGAATTTGCAGAGTTCTTGGGCCTAATGGCCCACAAAATGAAG GATATTGATTCGGAGGAGGAACTAAAAGAGGCTTTCAAAGTGTTCGACAAGGACCAAAATGGCTACATCTCGGAGGCTGAG CTAAGGAAGGTGATGATGAGTCTGGGAGAGAAACTAACCGATGAAGAGGTAGCTCAGATGATCAGGGAGGCAGACTTGGATGGCGATGGTCAGGTCAACTTCGAGGATTTCGTGCAGATGATGTCTGCCTGA